Below is a genomic region from Tenrec ecaudatus isolate mTenEca1 chromosome 15, mTenEca1.hap1, whole genome shotgun sequence.
tttaatcttgcctgttgcaccacatGGCAagcattttaattgagtttgacacccctgacttctgttgaatgttactgaattactgtctttagatttactttttaaaaatcccttgagACACTCCTTGTTAGTGGAATTAGAAATTTCCCAGGATTGCAACAGAAGCTAAGTATCAACAGATAGAGACACCCTTCCAACTGAATAAACTTCCAGAGCAGCATAATGAGCCAGGAGCAATCTGGGAAAACCCACTCCGTGTGCACAAATCCTGTCTCTTTGGGGGAAACAAGAGTTGTCCATCATAGTAGAATTCCCTTGGTCAATCAGCATGCCTGGGGAGAGTGCATTTGCTCTCACAGAGCCATCAATACACTGCAAGAGATTTtcagacagaaaaagaaacaaaagcacagcATCCAAATACACAGAACATCCATAAGAATCGGGTTTTCTGACTTTATTTTGCAGCCATGATTTCCCAGGACTATCGAAGCCAGAACTCAAGCCTTAAAATCATGACTTTCCGGCCTACCATGGAAGAATTTAAGGATTTCAACAAATACATTGCTTACATGGAATCCCAAGGTGCCCACCGTGCAGGCCTGGCTAAGATAATCCCACCCAAACAGTGGACAGCCAGAGAGAACTATGACGATGTGGATGACATCCTCATAGCCAGTCCTGTGCAGCAGGTAACTACTGGGCaaacaggtgtctttttgcaataccataaaaagaagaaatccatGACCGTGGAGGAGTATCGCCACTTGGCCAACACTGACAGATACCGCACTCCCACACACCGGGATGTTGACGATTTGGAGCGGACCTATTGGAAGAGCCGCATGTACAattctcccatttatggggcTGGAGTATGTGGCTCCTTATTTGGTGAAAACACTGAGCATTGGAACCTCAGACACCTGGGGACGATCCAGGATCTGCTGGAGCAGGAGTGTGGAGTTGTCATCAAAGGCGTCAACACCCCCTACCTGTACTTTGGCCTGTGGCAGACCACCTTCACTTGGCACACGGAGGACATGGACCTGTACAGCATCAACTACCTGCACTTCGGGGAGCCCAAAACGTGGTATGCGGTGCCCCCTGAGCATGGAGCCCGGCTGGAGAGACTGGCCAGGGAGCTTTTCCCTGGCAGTTCCAGTGGCTGCGCGAACTTCCTGCGgcacaaggtggccctcatcTCACCCAGAGTCCTCAGGGAGAACGGCATTCCTGTTGGTCGGATCACCCAGGGAGCAGGCGAGTTCATGGTCACATTCCCCTATGGATACCACGCTGGCTTCAATCACGGTTTCAACTGTGCGGAATCCATCAACTTTGCCACCCTGCGCTGGGTTAATTACGGTAAAGCTGCTTCTCAGTGCAGCTGTGGGGAAGCCAGGGTCACATTTCCCATGGACGCCTTCGTGCGCATTCTGCAACCCGAGCGCTATGAGCTGTGGAAACACGGCAGGGACCGCACCTCCTTGGACCACGTGGAACCCACAGCACTGACCAGCCCGGAGTGGACGGCCTGGAAGGGAGCCAGGACTCGTGCAATGGTCAAGGGGCGTCTGCGGTCCTTTAAGCCACGCAGGGCCAGGCGTCGCTCTCTGACTCTGGCAGCagacagtgggcttgggggctgtgcactggtaTGTCCTCGTCCCACAACCCACTCCTGGGCAGACAGCTCTACTGTACAGCCTGAGGACCCTACCTGCATGGGTTGCAGTCCTACAGGATCCAGTGTCTCCCTACTTCCCACCTCAGTTCCATCTGCCCAGTATCTCCAGGCTTCACCAAAGGGTACTCGCACTAGGCGTCCTCGGGACTCCGATGCCCACCAGCAGTCTGTCAAGTCCAGGGCCAAGAGCCAcacagcaagcacatttgtacacctgcCCACACAGGCATTGCATGAGAATCAACAATCAACAGATGACTCTGGCCCTCGGAGATTTGAGATCCAGCATGCTGTTAAAGCTTCTGGGTGCTGCTGTGACCCCGATCTTCAGCCCTTGGGACCCCCACTGAATCCTGATTCTCTGATGCACCCTGGCCCCTGCCTGAAGTCACTGGACAACATCTCAGTGAATCTCCCGGACATGCTTGTGCTGAGTCCTCCTAATGAGTCTTTGACTTCTAAAACATTCTCCAGCTATGCCTCTGTGCACAGTATGGCACCTCTGGACCCCCTTGGTGCTATTGCTATGGACCCCCTTAAACTTCTATAGTCCTGCCCTCAGATGAGGTTCTGCAAATCTACTTACATAGATCCTTGGAGACAGACTCGATGGAACTTCACTTCCTAAATCCTGAAAGGTTGTCACCAGCAAAGATCTTCTTGTTGTGAGCTTAGCTAAACTGCAGTTTTTGTCAAATGTgattgtcccttggactatctctcaCCTTCAGGAAACAAAGACACACCCAGCCAATCTTCAACATGGGAACTGTAATCTGTGGTGATTTAATTGTAATTGTAATCTGTGGTGATCCTTGACCTCTCAGTGCCATGTTGATAGGTTGCCTAATACTTGCTCAGACTATGGACTCCACTAAAATGTGTTCTAAGGACTCACAGACCAACTGGATATATGTGTGTCCCTTGATTCTTCCTAGGCTTGGGAGTTGTCCTTGAAAAGAACTCCCTGCGCAGAAATCATTAAACCCATTGCTTTCCAGCGTGTCTCTCCACGTGGCAATCTCAGTGATCAAGACCCACTGTTTCAAAGTT
It encodes:
- the LOC142427634 gene encoding lysine-specific demethylase 4D-like: MISQDYRSQNSSLKIMTFRPTMEEFKDFNKYIAYMESQGAHRAGLAKIIPPKQWTARENYDDVDDILIASPVQQVTTGQTGVFLQYHKKKKSMTVEEYRHLANTDRYRTPTHRDVDDLERTYWKSRMYNSPIYGAGVCGSLFGENTEHWNLRHLGTIQDLLEQECGVVIKGVNTPYLYFGLWQTTFTWHTEDMDLYSINYLHFGEPKTWYAVPPEHGARLERLARELFPGSSSGCANFLRHKVALISPRVLRENGIPVGRITQGAGEFMVTFPYGYHAGFNHGFNCAESINFATLRWVNYGKAASQCSCGEARVTFPMDAFVRILQPERYELWKHGRDRTSLDHVEPTALTSPEWTAWKGARTRAMVKGRLRSFKPRRARRRSLTLAADSGLGGCALVCPRPTTHSWADSSTVQPEDPTCMGCSPTGSSVSLLPTSVPSAQYLQASPKGTRTRRPRDSDAHQQSVKSRAKSHTASTFVHLPTQALHENQQSTDDSGPRRFEIQHAVKASGCCCDPDLQPLGPPLNPDSLMHPGPCLKSLDNISVNLPDMLVLSPPNESLTSKTFSSYASVHSMAPLDPLGAIAMDPLKLL